TCAAAGCGCCCATGCATTCGAGTGTAACTATATTATACTCCTCATCTCCTCGATGTCGACCTTCGAGCTTTGAACTTGACTGTGcttcgattctttttttttactctgcGGGCTATTGTTAGCTGGAAAACGGGATATTTTTGGATTCGGGGATTATTATCCAAGCGCGCGACTTTCACGTCTCTCTGCGATCCTTGAGCCGGCGTGAAAGCGCCTATTGTGTTATACGTATCGATTGATTGAGATCTCACGAAGATTGTTTCGGGGTCAATCTTATACTAATTCGGAGTCACGATTATGATCATCGCACATAAAACATCAGCGCATAATTCCCGCAACTCTAACGCAACATACACATTCCCAGCCATAGCAGCACGCACTAAACGCACTCTATCTGAAAATCGCAGCTTGCAGACAGTCCCCATGCTCACGAGCGTCGGCTAATTATGCCACAGGTCGTCTGGAGAGCGTCGCACCGGAGGAGCTCGACGTGCCCAGCGACATCCTCGACGCGGTGCGCAAGGTCACCTCGCGGCGCCGCTCCTCGCACCTCAACGACGACGGCCtggtcgacgacgacgacgacgaggacgaggaggacCTGCTGCAGCTCAGCGACGAGGGCTCGCAGctggcgctgctgcagcgcgagaAGCTCCAGCTGCTGGACAAGGTGGCCGAGCTCGAGGCCGAGACGATATCCAGCCGAGCTCGAGCCCAGGAGCTGCAGTCCGAACTCGCGGCCCTGTCGGCTCTCAAGAACGGACTGGAGGACAGGCTGAGGGCTGGACTCGAGGCTGGCGACGCAACCGCCGCTGGGATCCTCGCGCCCGGGGCGCACAGGATACAACCCATCGAGCCCTCGGCGCCGACGCTGCTCCAGTCGCCCCGAGCCAACGGAACTGCGCTCAACATCAGGAGCAAGGACTCGGCTTTTGCCAGCGTCGTTTCCGGAGATGCTGCCAGTCAGTACAAACTCGATTTCACAATAACGCAGAGATGAATCCGACGACTCTCGATTAACGGCGATGTTATCTCTTTCAGGCAAAGCACACAAGAATAGGTTTAGGACGAGGACGATCGAGAAGAACGTGCTGGCGAACGTGTCAGCAgtgacggcggcggcggcaacggTAAGCCGCTCGATCGAGGACATTCACGGAGCCGCGGCTGCCGAGGCGAGCGTGAACGAGAGGCGAGCCAAGCTGGGCGCGCTCGATTCGGTCCTCATATCGCCGACGAGGCTGCCCCTGCATCAGCAGCAGGTGAAGCGCTCCGACGTCGACACGCGCAAGATCGCCGCGATTCTCAGGGAGCGCTCGCCCCTCGAGCTCCAGCGACACCTTATCACCACTACCGTCCACAATCAGGTGAGAGGATCAGCTATTATGTACAGCTAACCgagactcgctctctcttgcGAAATTTACCACTTGCCGATGTTCTTGCCCGCAGGTTCTTCAAAAGCGACTAGACGAGGTCGAGAAGAGCACCGAGACGCTTTCCGAGCGATTAGGAAAGGCGCACGAGGAGAACGAGGATCTGCGTTTCCAGGTACTGTGTCTTCTCGATATTTCTCGAAGATGAGGCGAGGTGTGCCGTTTATACTTACTTGCTTGTACCTTCACTAACCGACTCGATGAATCTTTCGAAACAGCTGGCCGAGCGGAACATCGAGCTGGAGGGCACGCTGGCGCGAATGCGGCTGCTCGAGCTGCTGCAGAAGCGCCCGGCGACGGAGACCGACGCGGACGACGAGTCCGAGTCGCCGCTGGCCAACGGCCACTCGAACCACCTGCACCAGAACGGCCTGGACGTCTCGACgaacggcggcggcagcagcagcgccgactCCTCGCAGATGAACCACACGAACGGCTCGACGGagccccagcagcagcaccagctgAAACCCTCACCCCGGCGGCGACCTAGTCGAATTCCGCTGCTGGGCGTGAACAAGGTCACGGCTCCCAAACCACCGTCCGCCGCTACGACGCCCACCTCGACAACGGCCGGCAGCGTCGCGGGCCATCGGCGCAACGACAGCCGCGACTCGCTCAAGTCGCTGAACGCGCGCAGCAACAACCCGTCGATCTCGTCCAACGGCAGACTGGCGCCCATCACCTCGGCCAAGAGCCAGGGACGCGACTCCAGTCGCGAGTCCCTCAACAAAAGCAGCCTGTCGAAGCCGCGCGAGCCCACGAGTCGCTCGCTGCCGCGCAACAACTCTGGCCGAGACTCGCTCGGCAAGTCGGCGATCAACGGCTCGCTGCTGTCGCGGCCGCGGGACTCGCTCGAGTCGACGCACAGCGGGCAGCAGCAACAGGCACCGGGAACACCGCCGAGGAGGCCGCCCGCGCCTGCCAGGCGCTCTCAGAGCCAGGCCGCGAGGCCTAGCTCGGGCGGGCCCTCGGACAGCGCAGCCGACGGCTCCGGCAAGGTACGCACCGTAAAGCAATTCTTTTGGACCACCTGGCTCAAGTGAGACGAGTTGAGGAGGATGATGAGCAGGAGACgggggagtgagagagagaagggaagGATGGATGAGCTGGAGGAGCCACATTGCGCTGGTTCGCTTTATCAAACGAAATTGTCTCTCACTCGTAGGGCCGTGGCCGCTTCTAAGTCTACGATCTTGTCTCTGTTTTTCTGAGATCGACATGCATtgacatacatacacacattgaCATTATTGACATTTACTAACTCGCACCCACGAGTAAATGAGATAATACATTTGCGATATGTAAACGTGGACGTTGCTCGCGCGAAGACGAGACACATTCCTAGCTATAGACTTTTACCGAGAGGGCAAATTCGCGCGGCTCGGATTCGTTCTCTGCGGCTGTTGTATACTTTATGCGTGCTTCATTTTTCTAGTTGGATGATCATTTGGCTGTTCGAACGCGTACTCCGATGTGCGAAAGAGCGTTGACTCTGATCAGTAGttgctgatttttttttgttatttctttAGTTGTTGCGCacgttgttattatttttttcgaaattccgtCGACTAATTCGCTACGAATATgcgtttattattttcaagaaGTAATCGCCAGATATACGCTATAATCACAGCTTCGAAACTAATTACGCTATGGCTCATTTCTCGCGTCTCATTCTAATACCATGTATTGTTATACATATTAAGAAAATAAACTGACGTTTAAAGACAATCTATTTCAAAGAGAATCACACGAGGACTGTCTGTTAGATTCCGTTACGGTCACACGCTGACACAACGCTAAAACAAaccaaaaaaacaaaacaaaaaaatatacgtCCACTATCTGCGACATCTCTTCCTGCGCCTGCACTGCGAGGCAAATCGAGGCGGAGTACGTCGCCGTCGTCCCCCCAACTGGCCGTCCGCAATACCTATGTGTAGACAGAGAGAGTACACCCAGACAGAAATGGTCCCAGAGTTTCGCTCGATCGCGCGTTCTTCTTCGGTCTCTCGTAAGTTATGCTTcttatatttatcatttgCTTCAAGACGCTTCTCTTTTGGATGCCGGTGGAGAGAAACGCTGTTTGTGACCTCTGCGATTGTTTGGCGCCTGTATACCTCCAGTAGTTCTATACGCATCCAGTATCCTGCACCAAAGTAGTTTGTATATTAGTTGGTAGTTATTTGGAACCTGTTTTTTACCTATGTTACACTCCTGCTGACTGCCTGGCATACTTGATTCTATGCTAAAGCAGTTGTTTTTATGCCTTGATTTTTTTATGGGAACTTGGCATGTGCACGCACGCGTACTTTTTATGCAATTAATGCTGTCAGTGAGCAAGTTTTTTGAATGCTGTTTGACTGATAGGCTGAtgagttcttttttttacttaatgtGAGCGCCACTTCAGTATTGTGAGATTTGTATCGTTACCTGTGATATTGGCACGTGGCGTGCAAAATAAAACTGCACTTTtagcttcatttttttaattttctttctgTTTATGTCTTATAAAGGCTTGTACTTTATAAGTTATCTTCTATACATATactcaattttttgtttttttttatgaatgcGAGTGGATTGGAAATTTTCATGTGTTGAATCTGGCAACAGTTATCAGTAGTTAATATATTTGTCAGCAATTTAATTGATCtgattaaaaaagttttaagatTTTTTGTTGTTGACAAATTTATTAAGATGATcatgaatgattttttatattttttatggtACCTTAGAGAATTGGTCTGGTAGCATTATGCTTGGTATGGTAGTTATACGTATGTACTGTCACAACTGTAGACAGAGTATTTAGTACCAGTAGTAAAAGcctatatttttttgtagatCTTGAAAATGTGCATGTTCAGCACTAGTATACTTATCATGCACCCTTCATTCAAACGCTTCATTGCATTCAAATCCTTACACTTTTTACCTGTCCTTGCTATTTGATGATCAGTAAGCACCCTATCCCCTATATCCAATGTACGCATCGAGCACCATCATAATCATGCTTCATAATTCACAATCACTATatcataattttatatttcaggTATCATCGATATACACTTTGTGCAGATTAAAGCACGTTATCTACAtcagaaaatgtaaaatatattgattttaaatttaatttacgtttaatttatttttagttgaAATCAAACatcttattgtataaaattgtaaaaacgGGAACTTTTACGTGAATTTTTATATTGCTTGCTCACATGtgtacatttattatttgcaaAAGCGTGCTTTTCTCATACCCGCCAAAGTCgtaaaatattctgcacaGTTTTGATGTTTTTATGTTTACGTTGCATTATGATTtgccaatttttaaatttagtttgCTACTTTGAGAAATTCGAAGTActcaaaattcaaattattatttgtctCCCAAGACCTTTATTTGGCATATGCATCTGAGGAACAGAAAAGTTGTCTACCGCATATGCTTAGTTGCTTGGTCTCCGGTGACCAGTTGTACATTTAAatcttacaaatttttatttttatttctttagaAAATGTTCTATTATTTCGATACTACAATTTTCATGAATACAAGCTGCAATTAAACATAGCTAATGTTCATTTAAGAATTGTTCCTTAATAATTAACAGAGATTCAATAATGATTGTACATAACGAACGTAAACATGCTGTACAAAATATCCTAAAAACAAtgcagaaaaaaatgtttctcaTCAACACCAAGTACAAAAAGAATTAACATCTTCATGAATTTTCCAGAGCATGCAATCGTCGAATCCACCGAGTTCGTGGTTCTCATCAGAGGTCTCTCTTTACCCGGACTCGCTCAACTCCACCGGAAACACCAACCACAACTTCaacgaggacgaggacgacgacgagacgTCGTCGCGCACGGGCTCAACGCGTGTCGAATTCATAATCGGCTCACCGACGCGCAAGCGACTCTTCCAGACACCATGGTCAGTGCCGCGCTACTTCGACAGCATCGACACCGAGCACATGATGATGCATGAGAGCTACGAGTACCCGCCGGATCATGGTGAGGCACTGGCCGAGTGCGACTCGCTCGAGTGCGATGAAAGACTAGAGAGCAACAGCTGATGAGCTACCGAAGTACTGTTTGTGGAAAATCTGTTGATGTTATTGATAAATTTGCTGTTCGTCGATTTGTTTGTTAACGGTTACAGTATGCGACACTCGATGAGACGCCACTCGATCGTAAGCGTAGAGGTTTGAGGATGGTTAAATTTGAGCCTCGTTATAAATAGTGTTAAGCAATGTAGGAGTCAAGTGCAATAAGTTGGTTTGAAATAATTGTTCTATTTTCTTTGAATGAAGACGCTGGTTCTGATGATAGACATTCGCttgattattatattaataaaattaacaatTCCAATGTTTTCTGTGAAAATCGATGATTATAAGTTTATTACAAAGTTCGAAAgtgtatgtatatttatgcTTGGCTCGTATTTTAACTCGAAAATCATATTTCATTTATGTGTAAATAACTTAAATGACGTAAACGTAGGTCAAAGAAATACACCATCAACGAATCTTGTGTAGTGCAATACAGACGATTTGAAAATGCATTCGATTAGAACTAAGAAGATACGGATCGAAATCACATTCCTGATCATCTGTGCCTAGAAGCTCGATTCAATGGAGTTGTGAATGTTGCAAATGAAATGAAACATTTTTCCAAGCACATCTACGATAGTAAATTATAAAGACTCTTGGGTAGTCTTGAGAACAAAAAAGACTGGCATGTTTATTGTTGACGATCACAACTGCTTTTTCGTAAAACTCCAATTCAAACTTGTGCGTGTAGATATAGAGTCAATCCCTGATCTTCCgcgagaatattttttaaaaaagaaaacatttttgatCACACAAATGTCTCAAATTCCTATAGTGAACATGCATATACATCGAATATAATACAACAAATAAAGAAACGCTATTAGTCCGTTTTAT
The sequence above is a segment of the Nasonia vitripennis strain AsymCx chromosome 3, Nvit_psr_1.1, whole genome shotgun sequence genome. Coding sequences within it:
- the LOC100119980 gene encoding uncharacterized protein LOC100119980 isoform X4, with the protein product MIVIYFLCALILIWYCNFQSLWQDECGSGASEGVVSVNGVVGGMDCMPLRPGPFHYLISEQAKSLVALQELQNEVGALLEFRDLVIETFPNLRHKMAVTAAASAATGASSASNGNASSVLITSAQGSHIPLPLSSQSSPSSRRIGEWEPGKVRRRVAQSRENESASSSLPRSRSNSHSGGNKHSATVQDSGFSTETSSKDSASTAIPRPQSPSSRPTVLDEAEDELWNLLDVIHRKGVRLREEVESLQACRQSPCSRASANYATGRLESVAPEELDVPSDILDAVRKVTSRRRSSHLNDDGLVDDDDDEDEEDLLQLSDEGSQLALLQREKLQLLDKVAELEAETISSRARAQELQSELAALSALKNGLEDRLRAGLEAGDATAAGILAPGAHRIQPIEPSAPTLLQSPRANGTALNIRSKDSAFASVVSGDAASKAHKNRFRTRTIEKNVLANVSAVTAAAATVSRSIEDIHGAAAAEASVNERRAKLGALDSVLISPTRLPLHQQQVKRSDVDTRKIAAILRERSPLELQRHLITTTVHNQVLQKRLDEVEKSTETLSERLGKAHEENEDLRFQLAERNIELEGTLARMRLLELLQKRPATETDADDESESPLANGHSNHLHQNGLDVSTNGGGSSSADSSQMNHTNGSTEPQQQHQLKPSPRRRPSRIPLLGVNKVTAPKPPSAATTPTSTTAGSVAGHRRNDSRDSLKSLNARSNNPSISSNGRLAPITSAKSQGRDSSRESLNKSSLSKPREPTSRSLPRNNSGRDSLGKSAINGSLLSRPRDSLESTHSGQQQQAPGTPPRRPPAPARRSQSQAARPSSGGPSDSAADGSGKSMQSSNPPSSWFSSEVSLYPDSLNSTGNTNHNFNEDEDDDETSSRTGSTRVEFIIGSPTRKRLFQTPWSVPRYFDSIDTEHMMMHESYEYPPDHGEALAECDSLECDERLESNS
- the LOC100119980 gene encoding uncharacterized protein LOC100119980 isoform X1, translating into MSREFYVPCQPYAYPVICVPARFDSFRRLTDTAYYVCGSGASEGVVSVNGVVGGMDCMPLRPGPFHYLISEQAKSLVALQELQNEVGALLEFRDLVIETFPNLRHKMAVTAAASAATGASSASNGNASSVLITSAQGSHIPLPLSSQSSPSSRRIGEWEPGKVRRRVAQSRENESASSSLPRSRSNSHSGGNKHSATVQDSGFSTETSSKDSASTAIPRPQSPSSRPTVLDEAEDELWNLLDVIHRKGVRLREEVESLQACRQSPCSRASANYATGRLESVAPEELDVPSDILDAVRKVTSRRRSSHLNDDGLVDDDDDEDEEDLLQLSDEGSQLALLQREKLQLLDKVAELEAETISSRARAQELQSELAALSALKNGLEDRLRAGLEAGDATAAGILAPGAHRIQPIEPSAPTLLQSPRANGTALNIRSKDSAFASVVSGDAASKAHKNRFRTRTIEKNVLANVSAVTAAAATVSRSIEDIHGAAAAEASVNERRAKLGALDSVLISPTRLPLHQQQVKRSDVDTRKIAAILRERSPLELQRHLITTTVHNQVLQKRLDEVEKSTETLSERLGKAHEENEDLRFQLAERNIELEGTLARMRLLELLQKRPATETDADDESESPLANGHSNHLHQNGLDVSTNGGGSSSADSSQMNHTNGSTEPQQQHQLKPSPRRRPSRIPLLGVNKVTAPKPPSAATTPTSTTAGSVAGHRRNDSRDSLKSLNARSNNPSISSNGRLAPITSAKSQGRDSSRESLNKSSLSKPREPTSRSLPRNNSGRDSLGKSAINGSLLSRPRDSLESTHSGQQQQAPGTPPRRPPAPARRSQSQAARPSSGGPSDSAADGSGKSMQSSNPPSSWFSSEVSLYPDSLNSTGNTNHNFNEDEDDDETSSRTGSTRVEFIIGSPTRKRLFQTPWSVPRYFDSIDTEHMMMHESYEYPPDHGEALAECDSLECDERLESNS
- the LOC100119980 gene encoding uncharacterized protein LOC100119980 isoform X9, with amino-acid sequence MDCMPLRPGPFHYLISEQAKSLVALQELQNEVGALLEFRDLVIETFPNLRHKMAVTAAASAATGASSASNGNASSVLITSAQGSHIPLPLSSQSSPSSRRIGEWEPGKVRRRVAQSRENESASSSLPRSRSNSHSGGNKHSATVQDSGFSTETSSKDSASTAIPRPQSPSSRPTVLDEAEDELWNLLDVIHRKGVRLREEVESLQACRQSPCSRASANYATGRLESVAPEELDVPSDILDAVRKVTSRRRSSHLNDDGLVDDDDDEDEEDLLQLSDEGSQLALLQREKLQLLDKVAELEAETISSRARAQELQSELAALSALKNGLEDRLRAGLEAGDATAAGILAPGAHRIQPIEPSAPTLLQSPRANGTALNIRSKDSAFASVVSGDAASKAHKNRFRTRTIEKNVLANVSAVTAAAATVSRSIEDIHGAAAAEASVNERRAKLGALDSVLISPTRLPLHQQQVKRSDVDTRKIAAILRERSPLELQRHLITTTVHNQVLQKRLDEVEKSTETLSERLGKAHEENEDLRFQLAERNIELEGTLARMRLLELLQKRPATETDADDESESPLANGHSNHLHQNGLDVSTNGGGSSSADSSQMNHTNGSTEPQQQHQLKPSPRRRPSRIPLLGVNKVTAPKPPSAATTPTSTTAGSVAGHRRNDSRDSLKSLNARSNNPSISSNGRLAPITSAKSQGRDSSRESLNKSSLSKPREPTSRSLPRNNSGRDSLGKSAINGSLLSRPRDSLESTHSGQQQQAPGTPPRRPPAPARRSQSQAARPSSGGPSDSAADGSGKSMQSSNPPSSWFSSEVSLYPDSLNSTGNTNHNFNEDEDDDETSSRTGSTRVEFIIGSPTRKRLFQTPWSVPRYFDSIDTEHMMMHESYEYPPDHGEALAECDSLECDERLESNS
- the LOC100119980 gene encoding uncharacterized protein LOC100119980 isoform X2; amino-acid sequence: MSREFYVPCQPYAYPVICVPARFDSFRRLTDTAYYVCGSGASEGVVSVNGVVGGMDCMPLRPGPFHYLISEQAKSLVALQELQNEVGALLEFRDLVIETFPNLRHKMAVTAAASAATGASSASNGNASSVLITSAQGSHIPLPLSSQSPSSRRIGEWEPGKVRRRVAQSRENESASSSLPRSRSNSHSGGNKHSATVQDSGFSTETSSKDSASTAIPRPQSPSSRPTVLDEAEDELWNLLDVIHRKGVRLREEVESLQACRQSPCSRASANYATGRLESVAPEELDVPSDILDAVRKVTSRRRSSHLNDDGLVDDDDDEDEEDLLQLSDEGSQLALLQREKLQLLDKVAELEAETISSRARAQELQSELAALSALKNGLEDRLRAGLEAGDATAAGILAPGAHRIQPIEPSAPTLLQSPRANGTALNIRSKDSAFASVVSGDAASKAHKNRFRTRTIEKNVLANVSAVTAAAATVSRSIEDIHGAAAAEASVNERRAKLGALDSVLISPTRLPLHQQQVKRSDVDTRKIAAILRERSPLELQRHLITTTVHNQVLQKRLDEVEKSTETLSERLGKAHEENEDLRFQLAERNIELEGTLARMRLLELLQKRPATETDADDESESPLANGHSNHLHQNGLDVSTNGGGSSSADSSQMNHTNGSTEPQQQHQLKPSPRRRPSRIPLLGVNKVTAPKPPSAATTPTSTTAGSVAGHRRNDSRDSLKSLNARSNNPSISSNGRLAPITSAKSQGRDSSRESLNKSSLSKPREPTSRSLPRNNSGRDSLGKSAINGSLLSRPRDSLESTHSGQQQQAPGTPPRRPPAPARRSQSQAARPSSGGPSDSAADGSGKSMQSSNPPSSWFSSEVSLYPDSLNSTGNTNHNFNEDEDDDETSSRTGSTRVEFIIGSPTRKRLFQTPWSVPRYFDSIDTEHMMMHESYEYPPDHGEALAECDSLECDERLESNS
- the LOC100119980 gene encoding uncharacterized protein LOC100119980 isoform X6 encodes the protein MSREFYVPCQPYAYPVICVPARFDSFRRLTDTAYYVCGSGASEGVVSVNGVVGGMDCMPLRPGPFHYLISEQAKSLVALQELQNEVGALLEFRDLVIETFPNLRHKMAVTAAASAATGASSASNGNASSVLITSAQGSHIPLPLSSQSPSSRRIGEWEPGKVRRRVAQSRENESASSSLPRSRSNSHSGGNKHSATVQDSGFSTETSSKDSASTAIPRPQSPSSRPTVLDEAEDELWNLLDVIHRKGVRLREEVESLQGRLESVAPEELDVPSDILDAVRKVTSRRRSSHLNDDGLVDDDDDEDEEDLLQLSDEGSQLALLQREKLQLLDKVAELEAETISSRARAQELQSELAALSALKNGLEDRLRAGLEAGDATAAGILAPGAHRIQPIEPSAPTLLQSPRANGTALNIRSKDSAFASVVSGDAASKAHKNRFRTRTIEKNVLANVSAVTAAAATVSRSIEDIHGAAAAEASVNERRAKLGALDSVLISPTRLPLHQQQVKRSDVDTRKIAAILRERSPLELQRHLITTTVHNQVLQKRLDEVEKSTETLSERLGKAHEENEDLRFQLAERNIELEGTLARMRLLELLQKRPATETDADDESESPLANGHSNHLHQNGLDVSTNGGGSSSADSSQMNHTNGSTEPQQQHQLKPSPRRRPSRIPLLGVNKVTAPKPPSAATTPTSTTAGSVAGHRRNDSRDSLKSLNARSNNPSISSNGRLAPITSAKSQGRDSSRESLNKSSLSKPREPTSRSLPRNNSGRDSLGKSAINGSLLSRPRDSLESTHSGQQQQAPGTPPRRPPAPARRSQSQAARPSSGGPSDSAADGSGKSMQSSNPPSSWFSSEVSLYPDSLNSTGNTNHNFNEDEDDDETSSRTGSTRVEFIIGSPTRKRLFQTPWSVPRYFDSIDTEHMMMHESYEYPPDHGEALAECDSLECDERLESNS
- the LOC100119980 gene encoding uncharacterized protein LOC100119980 isoform X3, with amino-acid sequence MLSTIKSISRTIVICVPARFDSFRRLTDTAYYVCGSGASEGVVSVNGVVGGMDCMPLRPGPFHYLISEQAKSLVALQELQNEVGALLEFRDLVIETFPNLRHKMAVTAAASAATGASSASNGNASSVLITSAQGSHIPLPLSSQSSPSSRRIGEWEPGKVRRRVAQSRENESASSSLPRSRSNSHSGGNKHSATVQDSGFSTETSSKDSASTAIPRPQSPSSRPTVLDEAEDELWNLLDVIHRKGVRLREEVESLQACRQSPCSRASANYATGRLESVAPEELDVPSDILDAVRKVTSRRRSSHLNDDGLVDDDDDEDEEDLLQLSDEGSQLALLQREKLQLLDKVAELEAETISSRARAQELQSELAALSALKNGLEDRLRAGLEAGDATAAGILAPGAHRIQPIEPSAPTLLQSPRANGTALNIRSKDSAFASVVSGDAASKAHKNRFRTRTIEKNVLANVSAVTAAAATVSRSIEDIHGAAAAEASVNERRAKLGALDSVLISPTRLPLHQQQVKRSDVDTRKIAAILRERSPLELQRHLITTTVHNQVLQKRLDEVEKSTETLSERLGKAHEENEDLRFQLAERNIELEGTLARMRLLELLQKRPATETDADDESESPLANGHSNHLHQNGLDVSTNGGGSSSADSSQMNHTNGSTEPQQQHQLKPSPRRRPSRIPLLGVNKVTAPKPPSAATTPTSTTAGSVAGHRRNDSRDSLKSLNARSNNPSISSNGRLAPITSAKSQGRDSSRESLNKSSLSKPREPTSRSLPRNNSGRDSLGKSAINGSLLSRPRDSLESTHSGQQQQAPGTPPRRPPAPARRSQSQAARPSSGGPSDSAADGSGKSMQSSNPPSSWFSSEVSLYPDSLNSTGNTNHNFNEDEDDDETSSRTGSTRVEFIIGSPTRKRLFQTPWSVPRYFDSIDTEHMMMHESYEYPPDHGEALAECDSLECDERLESNS
- the LOC100119980 gene encoding uncharacterized protein LOC100119980 isoform X5, coding for MSREFYVPCQPYAYPVICVPARFDSFRRLTDTAYYVCGSGASEGVVSVNGVVGGMDCMPLRPGPFHYLISEQAKSLVALQELQNEVGALLEFRDLVIETFPNLRHKMAVTAAASAATGASSASNGNASSVLITSAQGSHIPLPLSSQSSPSSRRIGEWEPGKVRRRVAQSRENESASSSLPRSRSNSHSGGNKHSATVQDSGFSTETSSKDSASTAIPRPQSPSSRPTVLDEAEDELWNLLDVIHRKGVRLREEVESLQGRLESVAPEELDVPSDILDAVRKVTSRRRSSHLNDDGLVDDDDDEDEEDLLQLSDEGSQLALLQREKLQLLDKVAELEAETISSRARAQELQSELAALSALKNGLEDRLRAGLEAGDATAAGILAPGAHRIQPIEPSAPTLLQSPRANGTALNIRSKDSAFASVVSGDAASKAHKNRFRTRTIEKNVLANVSAVTAAAATVSRSIEDIHGAAAAEASVNERRAKLGALDSVLISPTRLPLHQQQVKRSDVDTRKIAAILRERSPLELQRHLITTTVHNQVLQKRLDEVEKSTETLSERLGKAHEENEDLRFQLAERNIELEGTLARMRLLELLQKRPATETDADDESESPLANGHSNHLHQNGLDVSTNGGGSSSADSSQMNHTNGSTEPQQQHQLKPSPRRRPSRIPLLGVNKVTAPKPPSAATTPTSTTAGSVAGHRRNDSRDSLKSLNARSNNPSISSNGRLAPITSAKSQGRDSSRESLNKSSLSKPREPTSRSLPRNNSGRDSLGKSAINGSLLSRPRDSLESTHSGQQQQAPGTPPRRPPAPARRSQSQAARPSSGGPSDSAADGSGKSMQSSNPPSSWFSSEVSLYPDSLNSTGNTNHNFNEDEDDDETSSRTGSTRVEFIIGSPTRKRLFQTPWSVPRYFDSIDTEHMMMHESYEYPPDHGEALAECDSLECDERLESNS
- the LOC100119980 gene encoding uncharacterized protein LOC100119980 isoform X7 — its product is MSREFYVPCQPYAYPCGSGASEGVVSVNGVVGGMDCMPLRPGPFHYLISEQAKSLVALQELQNEVGALLEFRDLVIETFPNLRHKMAVTAAASAATGASSASNGNASSVLITSAQGSHIPLPLSSQSSPSSRRIGEWEPGKVRRRVAQSRENESASSSLPRSRSNSHSGGNKHSATVQDSGFSTETSSKDSASTAIPRPQSPSSRPTVLDEAEDELWNLLDVIHRKGVRLREEVESLQACRQSPCSRASANYATGRLESVAPEELDVPSDILDAVRKVTSRRRSSHLNDDGLVDDDDDEDEEDLLQLSDEGSQLALLQREKLQLLDKVAELEAETISSRARAQELQSELAALSALKNGLEDRLRAGLEAGDATAAGILAPGAHRIQPIEPSAPTLLQSPRANGTALNIRSKDSAFASVVSGDAASKAHKNRFRTRTIEKNVLANVSAVTAAAATVSRSIEDIHGAAAAEASVNERRAKLGALDSVLISPTRLPLHQQQVKRSDVDTRKIAAILRERSPLELQRHLITTTVHNQVLQKRLDEVEKSTETLSERLGKAHEENEDLRFQLAERNIELEGTLARMRLLELLQKRPATETDADDESESPLANGHSNHLHQNGLDVSTNGGGSSSADSSQMNHTNGSTEPQQQHQLKPSPRRRPSRIPLLGVNKVTAPKPPSAATTPTSTTAGSVAGHRRNDSRDSLKSLNARSNNPSISSNGRLAPITSAKSQGRDSSRESLNKSSLSKPREPTSRSLPRNNSGRDSLGKSAINGSLLSRPRDSLESTHSGQQQQAPGTPPRRPPAPARRSQSQAARPSSGGPSDSAADGSGKSMQSSNPPSSWFSSEVSLYPDSLNSTGNTNHNFNEDEDDDETSSRTGSTRVEFIIGSPTRKRLFQTPWSVPRYFDSIDTEHMMMHESYEYPPDHGEALAECDSLECDERLESNS